Proteins encoded by one window of Lycium barbarum isolate Lr01 chromosome 11, ASM1917538v2, whole genome shotgun sequence:
- the LOC132616803 gene encoding receptor-like serine/threonine-protein kinase ALE2 isoform X6, translating into MGGVKLLLLCLVVLELCAFAFSQGSKGFSLSLSPSASTAIPPIEEGIPSSVSHGNALRSNAPAPAFELNGTSPPANVFPPLKQVLTPSQQPSAPIILPTPSSAPPAITSAPPQIASLPAPPPPVITWNVPAPVLPPSAPKTDHRHTEQPVVVPEAPAPVSSSRRKSPDDAPTKAPRVPGSTPPSESRPSESPLSSNGPGPRENPQNSLPTLPRSPDFSPSIPPVLNAPAPREKPQNRLPTLPRNPDISPSIPPVLNAPVPREKPQNPLPTLPRNPDISPSTPPVLNAPAPRGKPQNHLPTHPIIPEVSPSIPPVLNAPSPRGKPQDPLPARPTNREVSPSIPPATVSPPPRKLPNNSPPSHPRFPLKPPSVSPVKHDITPVSTPWPSINHKRASAPTVAPPNRMTNRHPAKAPTEHKAMGRSTNAPPHKFPNSPLSAPSTSFQRDHHLKDNMTAITPSPYEVYPPVSTEPGPLIPPSPSFHSKSYPKTNLRPHSHSPGTSVSPLLAPLTSPESHDSPSISESPTASSRPTKKPFVSPTMSPSGSPPRHPKIPRPFQALPPPPPNQDCASLTCAEPFTNGPPKAPCVCVLPMRVGLRLSVALYTFFPLVSELATEIAVGVFMDPSQVRIMGANSASQYPEKTIVLIDLVPLGVKFDNTTAFLTSQRFWHKQVIIKASLFGDYDVLYVQYPGLPPSPPSAASDIDTIGSQPYPGDNNGRTKPLGVDVSGKQHKNGPNQSVIAVIVLSASVAVILGCAVAWVLLFRHRDRGYQSEPTPLTTLPSLAKSSGIATSIIGSRPNSPSLSFSSSFAAYTGSARTFSSNEIERATDHFNEARVLGEGGFGVVYSGVLDDGMEVAVKVLKRDDQQGGREFLAEVEMLSRLHHRNLVKLIGICLEERSRCLLYELIPNGSVESHLHGIDKEISSLDWNARIKIALGAARGLAYLHEDSSPRVIHRDFKSSNILLEHDFTPKVSDFGLARAALEEGSRHISTRVMGTFGYVAPEYAMTGHLLVKSDVYSYGVVLLELLTGRKPVDMSQPPGQENLVAWARPLLTSEEGLELIVDRTLGPDFPFDDIVKVAAIASMCVQPEVSHRPFMGEVVQALKLVCSECEQTKGIMSRSCSRDDLSIDMDGRISTSSSQVLNTRRPQSPGSNSDSELDVERGLSMSDLLSPLARYGKQESGSFRRYSSSGPIRKGKTRRLWHKMRRLSGGSVSEHGVMFGLRPGSH; encoded by the exons ATGGGTGGGGTGAAGCTGCTCCTTCTTTGCTTGGTGGTGTTGGAGTTATGTGCCTTTGCTTTCTCTCAGGGATCTAAAG GTTTCAGTTTATCCCTCTCTCCATCAGCATCCACTGCAATTCCTCCTATTGAAGAGGGAATTCCCTCTTCCGTCTCTCATGGGAATGCATTGAGAAGTAATGCACCTGCTCCTGCATTTGAGCTAAATG GGACTTCTCCTCCTGCAAATGTTTTTCCACCACTGAAACAAGTTCTTACACCATCTCAGCAACCAAGTGCTCCTATAATATTGCCAACACCCAGTTCAGCCCCACCCGCAATCACTTCGGCCCCGCCACAAATCGCTTCTCTACCAGCTCCTCCTCCTCCTGTGATTACGTGGAATGTTCCTGCTCCAGTTCTGCCTCCAAGTGCTCCTAAGACAGATCATCGACATACTGAGCAGCCTGTCGTTGTGCCAGAAGCTCCTG CACCAGTCTCGTCATCCAGAAGGAAATCACCTGACGATGCACCAACTAAAGCTCCACGGGTACCTGGATCTACGCCACCTAGTGAGAGCAGGCCATCAGAGAGTCCTCTCTCCTCAAATGGCCCGG GTCCAAGGGAAAATCCGCAAAATTCACTGCCCACTCTCCCAAGAAGTCCAGATTTTTCACCATCCATTCCACCAG TCCTGAATGCGCCTGCCCCAAGGGAAAAGCCACAAAATCGACTGCCCACCCTCCCAAGAAATCCAGATATTTCACCATCCATTCCACCAG TCCTGAATGCGCCTGTCCCAAGGGAAAAGCCACAAAATCCACTGCCCACCCTCCCAAGAAATCCAGATATTTCACCATCCACTCCACCAG tCCTGAATGCGCCTGCTCCAAGGGGAAAGCCCCAAAATCATCTGCCCACCCACCCAATCATTCCAGAAGTCTCACCATCTATTCCACCAG TCCTTAATGCGCCTTCTCCAAGGGGAAAGCCACAAGATCCACTGCCCGCCCGCCCAACCAATCGCGAAGTCTCACCATCTATTCCACCAG CGACAGTTTCACCACCTCCAAGGAAGTTGCCTAACAATTCACCACCCAGCCATCCAAGATTTCCTCTAAAACCTCCATCCGTTTCACCAG TTAAGCATGATATAACCCCTGTATCAACTCCGTGGCCAAGCATCAACCACAAAAGAGCAAGTGCTCCAACTGTTGCACCTCCTAATAGAATGACCAATCGGCATCCAGCAAAAG CTCCCACTGAACACAAAGCCATGGGCCGCTCTACTAATGCTCCTCCTCATAAATTCCCTAATTCTCCCCTATCTGCACCTTCAACCTCATTTCAGAGGGATCACCACCTAAAAGATAATATGACAGCAATCACTCCATCACCCTATGAAGTTTATCCTCCTGTTTCAACTGAACCAG GTCCGTTGATCCCTCCATCTCCTTCGTTTCACTcaaaatcatatccaaagactaACCTTAGGCCCCACTCTCATTCACCAG GAACGTCGGTATCACCGTTGCTTGCGCCTTTAACTTCTCCAGAAAGCCACGATTCTCCTTCCATATCAGAGTCTCCAACTGCTTCATCTAGACCAACTAAAA AACCATTTGTTTCCCCTACAATGTCTCCCTCTGGGTCTCCACCAAGGCATCCAAAGATACCGCGTCCATTTCAAGCACTACCGCCTCCACCTCCTAATCAAG ATTGCGCATCATTGACTTGTGCAGAGCCTTTCACAAATGGTCCACCAAAAGCACCTTGTGTTTGTGTCTTGCCTATGCGAGTTGGACTACGCCTTAGTGTAGCACTCTACACCTTCTTCCCTTTGGTTTCAGAGCTGGCAACAGAAATTGCTGTTGGGGTATTTATGGATCCAAGTCAAGTTCGTATTATGGGAGCAAATTCAGCCAGCCAGTATCCAGAGAAGACCATTGTCCTTATTGATTTAGTACCCCTTGGAGTAAAATTTGATAACACTACAGCATTTCTGACATCACAAAGATTCTGGCACAAACAAGTTATTATAAAAGCTTCTCTTTTTGGTGATTATGATGTGTTGTATGTGCAATATCCAG GTCTTCCTCCGTCTCCACCGTCAGCAGCTTCAGACATTGATACCATAGGTAGCCAACCATATCCTGGTGATAATAATGGAAGGACCAAGCCCCTTGGAGTTGATGTCAGCGGGAAACAGCACAAAAATGGGCCAAATCAGAGTGTCATAGCAGTAATTGTATTGTCAGCCTCTGTCGCAGTTATTTTAGGCTGTGCCGTTGCATGGGTTTTGCTTTTCAGACATAGAGATCGTGGGTATCAGTCAGAACCAACTCCACTAACTACATTACCATCCCTTGCAAAGTCATCAG GGATTGCAACCTCCATCATTGGGAGCAGGCCAAACTCTCCTTCATTATCCTTTAGTTCTAGCTTTGCTGCGTATACTGGTTCGGCTAGAACATTCAGTTCAAATGAAATTGAGAGAGCAACTGACCACTTCAATGAAGCAAGAGTACTAGGTGAAGGGGGATTTGGTGTTGTTTATAGTGGTGTGCTTGATGATGGGATGGAAGTGGCAGTGAAAGTCCTCAAGAGAGATGATCAACAGGGTGGTCGTGAATTTTTGGCCGAAGTAGAGATGCTTAGCCGCCTCCATCATAGGAACTTGGTCAAGTTGATAGGAATATGTCTTGAGGAGCGCAGTCGCTGTTTACTTTATGAGCTCATCCCAAATGGAAGCGTGGAATCTCATCTTCATG GTATTGACAAGGAAATTTCTTCACTTGATTGGAATGCCCGAATAAAAATAGCTCTTGGTGCTGCCCGAGGCCTGGCCTATTTGCATGAAGATTCCAGTCCCCGAGTCATACACAGGGATTTTAAGTCTAGTAACATCTTACTGGAACATGATTTCACCCCGAAAGTGTCTGATTTTGGTTTGGCAAGAGCTGCATTAGAGGAAGGGAGCAGACACATATCGACTCGAGTCATGGGAACTTTTGG GTATGTAGCTCCAGAATATGCTATGACAGGGCATCTTCTTGTAAAAAGTGATGTTTACAGCTATGGGGTTGTCCTGCTTGAGCTGCTAACTGGAAGAAAGCCAGTGGATATGTCCCAGCCACCAGGTCAAGAGAATTTAGTCGCTTGGGCACGCCCACTCCTTACGAGTGAAGAAGGTCTTGAGTTGATTGTGGATCGTACTTTGGGGCCTGATTTCCCTTTTGATGACATCGTAAAAGTAGCTGCTATTGCTTCAATGTGTGTTCAACCAGAGGTATCTCACAGGCCTTTCATGGGTGAGGTCGTCCAGGCCTTGAAGCTGGTATGTAGCGAATGCGAACAGACAAAAGGCATCATGTCTCGAAGTTGTAGCCGAGATGATCTGTCTATTGACATGGATGGTAGGATAAGTACATCTTCAAGCCAAGTGTTGAACACTAGACGACCTCAATCCCCGGGCTCTAACTCAGACAGTGAGTTGGACGTTGAGAGGGGACTTTCAATGTCAGATTTACTTAGTCCATTAGCAAGATATGGGAAGCAAGAATCTGGTTCATTTAGGAGGTACTCTAGCTCAGGTCCTATCAGAAAAGGAAAAACCAGGAGGCTATGGCATAAAATGAGAAGATTATCTGGAGGTAGTGTGAGCGAGCATGGCGTGATGTTTGGGTTACGGCCTGGATCCCACTAA
- the LOC132616803 gene encoding receptor-like serine/threonine-protein kinase ALE2 isoform X7: MGGVKLLLLCLVVLELCAFAFSQGSKGFSLSLSPSASTAIPPIEEGIPSSVSHGNALRSNAPAPAFELNGTSPPANVFPPLKQVLTPSQQPSAPIILPTPSSAPPAITSAPPQIASLPAPPPPVITWNVPAPVLPPSAPKTDHRHTEQPVVVPEAPAPVSSSRRKSPDDAPTKAPRVPGSTPPSESRPSESPLSSNGPGPRENPQNSLPTLPRSPDFSPSIPPVLNAPAPREKPQNRLPTLPRNPDISPSIPPVLNAPAPREKPQNPLPLPRNPEISPSTPPVLNAPVPREKPQNPLPTLPRNPDISPSTPPVLNAPAPREKPQNPLPTLPRNPEISPSTPPVLNAPAPRGKPQNHLPTHPIIPEVSPSIPPVLNAPSPRGKPQDPLPARPTNREVSPSIPPATVSPPPRKLPNNSPPSHPRFPLKPPSVSPVKHDITPVSTPWPSINHKRASAPTVAPPNRMTNRHPAKGTSVSPLLAPLTSPESHDSPSISESPTASSRPTKKPFVSPTMSPSGSPPRHPKIPRPFQALPPPPPNQDCASLTCAEPFTNGPPKAPCVCVLPMRVGLRLSVALYTFFPLVSELATEIAVGVFMDPSQVRIMGANSASQYPEKTIVLIDLVPLGVKFDNTTAFLTSQRFWHKQVIIKASLFGDYDVLYVQYPGLPPSPPSAASDIDTIGSQPYPGDNNGRTKPLGVDVSGKQHKNGPNQSVIAVIVLSASVAVILGCAVAWVLLFRHRDRGYQSEPTPLTTLPSLAKSSGIATSIIGSRPNSPSLSFSSSFAAYTGSARTFSSNEIERATDHFNEARVLGEGGFGVVYSGVLDDGMEVAVKVLKRDDQQGGREFLAEVEMLSRLHHRNLVKLIGICLEERSRCLLYELIPNGSVESHLHGIDKEISSLDWNARIKIALGAARGLAYLHEDSSPRVIHRDFKSSNILLEHDFTPKVSDFGLARAALEEGSRHISTRVMGTFGYVAPEYAMTGHLLVKSDVYSYGVVLLELLTGRKPVDMSQPPGQENLVAWARPLLTSEEGLELIVDRTLGPDFPFDDIVKVAAIASMCVQPEVSHRPFMGEVVQALKLVCSECEQTKGIMSRSCSRDDLSIDMDGRISTSSSQVLNTRRPQSPGSNSDSELDVERGLSMSDLLSPLARYGKQESGSFRRYSSSGPIRKGKTRRLWHKMRRLSGGSVSEHGVMFGLRPGSH, from the exons ATGGGTGGGGTGAAGCTGCTCCTTCTTTGCTTGGTGGTGTTGGAGTTATGTGCCTTTGCTTTCTCTCAGGGATCTAAAG GTTTCAGTTTATCCCTCTCTCCATCAGCATCCACTGCAATTCCTCCTATTGAAGAGGGAATTCCCTCTTCCGTCTCTCATGGGAATGCATTGAGAAGTAATGCACCTGCTCCTGCATTTGAGCTAAATG GGACTTCTCCTCCTGCAAATGTTTTTCCACCACTGAAACAAGTTCTTACACCATCTCAGCAACCAAGTGCTCCTATAATATTGCCAACACCCAGTTCAGCCCCACCCGCAATCACTTCGGCCCCGCCACAAATCGCTTCTCTACCAGCTCCTCCTCCTCCTGTGATTACGTGGAATGTTCCTGCTCCAGTTCTGCCTCCAAGTGCTCCTAAGACAGATCATCGACATACTGAGCAGCCTGTCGTTGTGCCAGAAGCTCCTG CACCAGTCTCGTCATCCAGAAGGAAATCACCTGACGATGCACCAACTAAAGCTCCACGGGTACCTGGATCTACGCCACCTAGTGAGAGCAGGCCATCAGAGAGTCCTCTCTCCTCAAATGGCCCGG GTCCAAGGGAAAATCCGCAAAATTCACTGCCCACTCTCCCAAGAAGTCCAGATTTTTCACCATCCATTCCACCAG TCCTGAATGCGCCTGCCCCAAGGGAAAAGCCACAAAATCGACTGCCCACCCTCCCAAGAAATCCAGATATTTCACCATCCATTCCACCAG TCCTGAATGCACCTGCCCCAAGGGAAAAGCCACAAAATCCACTACCCCTCCCAAGAAATCCAGAAATTTCACCATCCACTCCACCAG TCCTGAATGCGCCTGTCCCAAGGGAAAAGCCACAAAATCCACTGCCCACCCTCCCAAGAAATCCAGATATTTCACCATCCACTCCACCAG TCCTGAATGCCCCTGCCCCAAGGGAGAAGCCACAAAATCCACTACCCACCCTCCCAAGAAATCCAGAAATTTCACCATCCACTCCACCAG tCCTGAATGCGCCTGCTCCAAGGGGAAAGCCCCAAAATCATCTGCCCACCCACCCAATCATTCCAGAAGTCTCACCATCTATTCCACCAG TCCTTAATGCGCCTTCTCCAAGGGGAAAGCCACAAGATCCACTGCCCGCCCGCCCAACCAATCGCGAAGTCTCACCATCTATTCCACCAG CGACAGTTTCACCACCTCCAAGGAAGTTGCCTAACAATTCACCACCCAGCCATCCAAGATTTCCTCTAAAACCTCCATCCGTTTCACCAG TTAAGCATGATATAACCCCTGTATCAACTCCGTGGCCAAGCATCAACCACAAAAGAGCAAGTGCTCCAACTGTTGCACCTCCTAATAGAATGACCAATCGGCATCCAGCAAAAG GAACGTCGGTATCACCGTTGCTTGCGCCTTTAACTTCTCCAGAAAGCCACGATTCTCCTTCCATATCAGAGTCTCCAACTGCTTCATCTAGACCAACTAAAA AACCATTTGTTTCCCCTACAATGTCTCCCTCTGGGTCTCCACCAAGGCATCCAAAGATACCGCGTCCATTTCAAGCACTACCGCCTCCACCTCCTAATCAAG ATTGCGCATCATTGACTTGTGCAGAGCCTTTCACAAATGGTCCACCAAAAGCACCTTGTGTTTGTGTCTTGCCTATGCGAGTTGGACTACGCCTTAGTGTAGCACTCTACACCTTCTTCCCTTTGGTTTCAGAGCTGGCAACAGAAATTGCTGTTGGGGTATTTATGGATCCAAGTCAAGTTCGTATTATGGGAGCAAATTCAGCCAGCCAGTATCCAGAGAAGACCATTGTCCTTATTGATTTAGTACCCCTTGGAGTAAAATTTGATAACACTACAGCATTTCTGACATCACAAAGATTCTGGCACAAACAAGTTATTATAAAAGCTTCTCTTTTTGGTGATTATGATGTGTTGTATGTGCAATATCCAG GTCTTCCTCCGTCTCCACCGTCAGCAGCTTCAGACATTGATACCATAGGTAGCCAACCATATCCTGGTGATAATAATGGAAGGACCAAGCCCCTTGGAGTTGATGTCAGCGGGAAACAGCACAAAAATGGGCCAAATCAGAGTGTCATAGCAGTAATTGTATTGTCAGCCTCTGTCGCAGTTATTTTAGGCTGTGCCGTTGCATGGGTTTTGCTTTTCAGACATAGAGATCGTGGGTATCAGTCAGAACCAACTCCACTAACTACATTACCATCCCTTGCAAAGTCATCAG GGATTGCAACCTCCATCATTGGGAGCAGGCCAAACTCTCCTTCATTATCCTTTAGTTCTAGCTTTGCTGCGTATACTGGTTCGGCTAGAACATTCAGTTCAAATGAAATTGAGAGAGCAACTGACCACTTCAATGAAGCAAGAGTACTAGGTGAAGGGGGATTTGGTGTTGTTTATAGTGGTGTGCTTGATGATGGGATGGAAGTGGCAGTGAAAGTCCTCAAGAGAGATGATCAACAGGGTGGTCGTGAATTTTTGGCCGAAGTAGAGATGCTTAGCCGCCTCCATCATAGGAACTTGGTCAAGTTGATAGGAATATGTCTTGAGGAGCGCAGTCGCTGTTTACTTTATGAGCTCATCCCAAATGGAAGCGTGGAATCTCATCTTCATG GTATTGACAAGGAAATTTCTTCACTTGATTGGAATGCCCGAATAAAAATAGCTCTTGGTGCTGCCCGAGGCCTGGCCTATTTGCATGAAGATTCCAGTCCCCGAGTCATACACAGGGATTTTAAGTCTAGTAACATCTTACTGGAACATGATTTCACCCCGAAAGTGTCTGATTTTGGTTTGGCAAGAGCTGCATTAGAGGAAGGGAGCAGACACATATCGACTCGAGTCATGGGAACTTTTGG GTATGTAGCTCCAGAATATGCTATGACAGGGCATCTTCTTGTAAAAAGTGATGTTTACAGCTATGGGGTTGTCCTGCTTGAGCTGCTAACTGGAAGAAAGCCAGTGGATATGTCCCAGCCACCAGGTCAAGAGAATTTAGTCGCTTGGGCACGCCCACTCCTTACGAGTGAAGAAGGTCTTGAGTTGATTGTGGATCGTACTTTGGGGCCTGATTTCCCTTTTGATGACATCGTAAAAGTAGCTGCTATTGCTTCAATGTGTGTTCAACCAGAGGTATCTCACAGGCCTTTCATGGGTGAGGTCGTCCAGGCCTTGAAGCTGGTATGTAGCGAATGCGAACAGACAAAAGGCATCATGTCTCGAAGTTGTAGCCGAGATGATCTGTCTATTGACATGGATGGTAGGATAAGTACATCTTCAAGCCAAGTGTTGAACACTAGACGACCTCAATCCCCGGGCTCTAACTCAGACAGTGAGTTGGACGTTGAGAGGGGACTTTCAATGTCAGATTTACTTAGTCCATTAGCAAGATATGGGAAGCAAGAATCTGGTTCATTTAGGAGGTACTCTAGCTCAGGTCCTATCAGAAAAGGAAAAACCAGGAGGCTATGGCATAAAATGAGAAGATTATCTGGAGGTAGTGTGAGCGAGCATGGCGTGATGTTTGGGTTACGGCCTGGATCCCACTAA
- the LOC132616803 gene encoding receptor-like serine/threonine-protein kinase ALE2 isoform X2: MGGVKLLLLCLVVLELCAFAFSQGSKGFSLSLSPSASTAIPPIEEGIPSSVSHGNALRSNAPAPAFELNGTSPPANVFPPLKQVLTPSQQPSAPIILPTPSSAPPAITSAPPQIASLPAPPPPVITWNVPAPVLPPSAPKTDHRHTEQPVVVPEAPAPVSSSRRKSPDDAPTKAPRVPGSTPPSESRPSESPLSSNGPGPRENPQNSLPTLPRSPDFSPSIPPVLNAPAPREKPQNRLPTLPRNPDISPSIPPVLNAPVPREKPQNPLPTLPRNPDISPSTPPVLNAPAPREKPQNPLPTLPRNPEISPSTPPVLNAPAPRGKPQNHLPTHPIIPEVSPSIPPVLNAPSPRGKPQDPLPARPTNREVSPSIPPATVSPPPRKLPNNSPPSHPRFPLKPPSVSPVKHDITPVSTPWPSINHKRASAPTVAPPNRMTNRHPAKAPTEHKAMGRSTNAPPHKFPNSPLSAPSTSFQRDHHLKDNMTAITPSPYEVYPPVSTEPGPLIPPSPSFHSKSYPKTNLRPHSHSPGTSVSPLLAPLTSPESHDSPSISESPTASSRPTKKPFVSPTMSPSGSPPRHPKIPRPFQALPPPPPNQDCASLTCAEPFTNGPPKAPCVCVLPMRVGLRLSVALYTFFPLVSELATEIAVGVFMDPSQVRIMGANSASQYPEKTIVLIDLVPLGVKFDNTTAFLTSQRFWHKQVIIKASLFGDYDVLYVQYPGLPPSPPSAASDIDTIGSQPYPGDNNGRTKPLGVDVSGKQHKNGPNQSVIAVIVLSASVAVILGCAVAWVLLFRHRDRGYQSEPTPLTTLPSLAKSSGIATSIIGSRPNSPSLSFSSSFAAYTGSARTFSSNEIERATDHFNEARVLGEGGFGVVYSGVLDDGMEVAVKVLKRDDQQGGREFLAEVEMLSRLHHRNLVKLIGICLEERSRCLLYELIPNGSVESHLHGIDKEISSLDWNARIKIALGAARGLAYLHEDSSPRVIHRDFKSSNILLEHDFTPKVSDFGLARAALEEGSRHISTRVMGTFGYVAPEYAMTGHLLVKSDVYSYGVVLLELLTGRKPVDMSQPPGQENLVAWARPLLTSEEGLELIVDRTLGPDFPFDDIVKVAAIASMCVQPEVSHRPFMGEVVQALKLVCSECEQTKGIMSRSCSRDDLSIDMDGRISTSSSQVLNTRRPQSPGSNSDSELDVERGLSMSDLLSPLARYGKQESGSFRRYSSSGPIRKGKTRRLWHKMRRLSGGSVSEHGVMFGLRPGSH, translated from the exons ATGGGTGGGGTGAAGCTGCTCCTTCTTTGCTTGGTGGTGTTGGAGTTATGTGCCTTTGCTTTCTCTCAGGGATCTAAAG GTTTCAGTTTATCCCTCTCTCCATCAGCATCCACTGCAATTCCTCCTATTGAAGAGGGAATTCCCTCTTCCGTCTCTCATGGGAATGCATTGAGAAGTAATGCACCTGCTCCTGCATTTGAGCTAAATG GGACTTCTCCTCCTGCAAATGTTTTTCCACCACTGAAACAAGTTCTTACACCATCTCAGCAACCAAGTGCTCCTATAATATTGCCAACACCCAGTTCAGCCCCACCCGCAATCACTTCGGCCCCGCCACAAATCGCTTCTCTACCAGCTCCTCCTCCTCCTGTGATTACGTGGAATGTTCCTGCTCCAGTTCTGCCTCCAAGTGCTCCTAAGACAGATCATCGACATACTGAGCAGCCTGTCGTTGTGCCAGAAGCTCCTG CACCAGTCTCGTCATCCAGAAGGAAATCACCTGACGATGCACCAACTAAAGCTCCACGGGTACCTGGATCTACGCCACCTAGTGAGAGCAGGCCATCAGAGAGTCCTCTCTCCTCAAATGGCCCGG GTCCAAGGGAAAATCCGCAAAATTCACTGCCCACTCTCCCAAGAAGTCCAGATTTTTCACCATCCATTCCACCAG TCCTGAATGCGCCTGCCCCAAGGGAAAAGCCACAAAATCGACTGCCCACCCTCCCAAGAAATCCAGATATTTCACCATCCATTCCACCAG TCCTGAATGCGCCTGTCCCAAGGGAAAAGCCACAAAATCCACTGCCCACCCTCCCAAGAAATCCAGATATTTCACCATCCACTCCACCAG TCCTGAATGCCCCTGCCCCAAGGGAGAAGCCACAAAATCCACTACCCACCCTCCCAAGAAATCCAGAAATTTCACCATCCACTCCACCAG tCCTGAATGCGCCTGCTCCAAGGGGAAAGCCCCAAAATCATCTGCCCACCCACCCAATCATTCCAGAAGTCTCACCATCTATTCCACCAG TCCTTAATGCGCCTTCTCCAAGGGGAAAGCCACAAGATCCACTGCCCGCCCGCCCAACCAATCGCGAAGTCTCACCATCTATTCCACCAG CGACAGTTTCACCACCTCCAAGGAAGTTGCCTAACAATTCACCACCCAGCCATCCAAGATTTCCTCTAAAACCTCCATCCGTTTCACCAG TTAAGCATGATATAACCCCTGTATCAACTCCGTGGCCAAGCATCAACCACAAAAGAGCAAGTGCTCCAACTGTTGCACCTCCTAATAGAATGACCAATCGGCATCCAGCAAAAG CTCCCACTGAACACAAAGCCATGGGCCGCTCTACTAATGCTCCTCCTCATAAATTCCCTAATTCTCCCCTATCTGCACCTTCAACCTCATTTCAGAGGGATCACCACCTAAAAGATAATATGACAGCAATCACTCCATCACCCTATGAAGTTTATCCTCCTGTTTCAACTGAACCAG GTCCGTTGATCCCTCCATCTCCTTCGTTTCACTcaaaatcatatccaaagactaACCTTAGGCCCCACTCTCATTCACCAG GAACGTCGGTATCACCGTTGCTTGCGCCTTTAACTTCTCCAGAAAGCCACGATTCTCCTTCCATATCAGAGTCTCCAACTGCTTCATCTAGACCAACTAAAA AACCATTTGTTTCCCCTACAATGTCTCCCTCTGGGTCTCCACCAAGGCATCCAAAGATACCGCGTCCATTTCAAGCACTACCGCCTCCACCTCCTAATCAAG ATTGCGCATCATTGACTTGTGCAGAGCCTTTCACAAATGGTCCACCAAAAGCACCTTGTGTTTGTGTCTTGCCTATGCGAGTTGGACTACGCCTTAGTGTAGCACTCTACACCTTCTTCCCTTTGGTTTCAGAGCTGGCAACAGAAATTGCTGTTGGGGTATTTATGGATCCAAGTCAAGTTCGTATTATGGGAGCAAATTCAGCCAGCCAGTATCCAGAGAAGACCATTGTCCTTATTGATTTAGTACCCCTTGGAGTAAAATTTGATAACACTACAGCATTTCTGACATCACAAAGATTCTGGCACAAACAAGTTATTATAAAAGCTTCTCTTTTTGGTGATTATGATGTGTTGTATGTGCAATATCCAG GTCTTCCTCCGTCTCCACCGTCAGCAGCTTCAGACATTGATACCATAGGTAGCCAACCATATCCTGGTGATAATAATGGAAGGACCAAGCCCCTTGGAGTTGATGTCAGCGGGAAACAGCACAAAAATGGGCCAAATCAGAGTGTCATAGCAGTAATTGTATTGTCAGCCTCTGTCGCAGTTATTTTAGGCTGTGCCGTTGCATGGGTTTTGCTTTTCAGACATAGAGATCGTGGGTATCAGTCAGAACCAACTCCACTAACTACATTACCATCCCTTGCAAAGTCATCAG GGATTGCAACCTCCATCATTGGGAGCAGGCCAAACTCTCCTTCATTATCCTTTAGTTCTAGCTTTGCTGCGTATACTGGTTCGGCTAGAACATTCAGTTCAAATGAAATTGAGAGAGCAACTGACCACTTCAATGAAGCAAGAGTACTAGGTGAAGGGGGATTTGGTGTTGTTTATAGTGGTGTGCTTGATGATGGGATGGAAGTGGCAGTGAAAGTCCTCAAGAGAGATGATCAACAGGGTGGTCGTGAATTTTTGGCCGAAGTAGAGATGCTTAGCCGCCTCCATCATAGGAACTTGGTCAAGTTGATAGGAATATGTCTTGAGGAGCGCAGTCGCTGTTTACTTTATGAGCTCATCCCAAATGGAAGCGTGGAATCTCATCTTCATG GTATTGACAAGGAAATTTCTTCACTTGATTGGAATGCCCGAATAAAAATAGCTCTTGGTGCTGCCCGAGGCCTGGCCTATTTGCATGAAGATTCCAGTCCCCGAGTCATACACAGGGATTTTAAGTCTAGTAACATCTTACTGGAACATGATTTCACCCCGAAAGTGTCTGATTTTGGTTTGGCAAGAGCTGCATTAGAGGAAGGGAGCAGACACATATCGACTCGAGTCATGGGAACTTTTGG GTATGTAGCTCCAGAATATGCTATGACAGGGCATCTTCTTGTAAAAAGTGATGTTTACAGCTATGGGGTTGTCCTGCTTGAGCTGCTAACTGGAAGAAAGCCAGTGGATATGTCCCAGCCACCAGGTCAAGAGAATTTAGTCGCTTGGGCACGCCCACTCCTTACGAGTGAAGAAGGTCTTGAGTTGATTGTGGATCGTACTTTGGGGCCTGATTTCCCTTTTGATGACATCGTAAAAGTAGCTGCTATTGCTTCAATGTGTGTTCAACCAGAGGTATCTCACAGGCCTTTCATGGGTGAGGTCGTCCAGGCCTTGAAGCTGGTATGTAGCGAATGCGAACAGACAAAAGGCATCATGTCTCGAAGTTGTAGCCGAGATGATCTGTCTATTGACATGGATGGTAGGATAAGTACATCTTCAAGCCAAGTGTTGAACACTAGACGACCTCAATCCCCGGGCTCTAACTCAGACAGTGAGTTGGACGTTGAGAGGGGACTTTCAATGTCAGATTTACTTAGTCCATTAGCAAGATATGGGAAGCAAGAATCTGGTTCATTTAGGAGGTACTCTAGCTCAGGTCCTATCAGAAAAGGAAAAACCAGGAGGCTATGGCATAAAATGAGAAGATTATCTGGAGGTAGTGTGAGCGAGCATGGCGTGATGTTTGGGTTACGGCCTGGATCCCACTAA